Within the Aspergillus luchuensis IFO 4308 DNA, chromosome 5, nearly complete sequence genome, the region CCTTCAAAAAGTCGTGTAAAAGCTTTAGACAGGGAGAGTGTTATGAGCAAAAGCCGTACGCCCGCGGTTCAGCTGGACCATGGAGGCGGCTTAGTCAGCTAGGACGCAAGGCTGAGATTCACCTCGTGACGGGTTCTCATTTGGGAGGTGGTCAGAAATTAGTGCGTTCAATGGGATCAAGGAATCAGGCTCACACTGAATGATCTTAATCATGACTAATAATACTTAGTGTCAGACTACTTAGGCCCAATCCTGGGTGTCATTTTCTAAAACAGAGCTAGTTAATATAAGTACTTTTTAGGGaatttcatatatatatttatgttGGTAAACAGAGGGCTTCACATCACATGCAGAGCGGATTCAGTACTAGTACCAGAGAGAGTAACCAATCATGTGTATTGTAAGATTCTACAGTGCCAGCCTGATTGCTCTAACTCTGACTAAActatctttccttttttttctcagcCCCGTTCTACTACTTCCTGACCCCGCCGCGCGTGGGTGCCCCCTCGTTACTGTCTCTTGACCGCGGACAGGACTCAACATCAAGCAGTTGATATGTTGTCTATTTTTCAAGATCAGTCGCTTTTGGATCCTTTTAAGCGCGAAGCTCCCGGCAAACCCACGCCTTTGATCCCCCACACGTTCACTGTGGACGTACTAGATTCGGTCCAGGCGCCTGATGGTAACAGGGATCGTCCCAGATTTGCAATCAGCATATTGTAGCTAACACGACGCTCAGGTCGTTACCAATTAATTCCGCGAAAGGTCACTATGCCTGAACTAGGGAAATTGCCTGTACCTGTACTCCGAATCATGTTGGTACATCCACTAAGTGGGATCGCTTGCGACTAATACACTATAAAGCTTCTCGCCCCTGGATCTGCCAAGTAGCGCCACTGCTCAAGGACTTCTCTGGCTCTTTGATCACTATGCTGCGCCGTCTGCATTCCTTGCGGGCCGGTTGCGGTCGGTAACACACTCATTTGGGGCTTTGAACTCCATAAATGGCTATAATTGTATGTAAAGTACCATTTTCGATATTTATTCCGATCAATAACTTGCACATCATATTAAGGCTCCTGGTTCCACTATTTGTGCAAGAACATCACGGTGATTCATGATGCTCATGGCACCGCGCGGATATCCGATCCCAGGCCGGGAGCACCACAGATGCAGCACGGCGACTCGACGTGGATACGGTCAGGGTATTTTCTGCGATGGGCAGTGGGTCCGAATTGTGGTCCAGAAGTGACGCTTCTCTGTTTCGAAGCGTCGAAATCTCTCAAAGAACGTCTCAAACATATTTCACCATCGTCAATACCAACCAACGTCGTCCGTGACCCGTACAGCCTCTTTGCTATCATCTTCGAGGAGCTGTCTTTGCAAATGGACAATACGGTTTGggatgtgatggatgtgttTCGCCAGATCGAACTGGTATATCGTGCCTCTAGCCAAGTGTAGCTGGGTAGTTGCTGACCTTCATAGAACACCTTGACCGCGATGAAGGATAGGGAGTCTTTCACTGGGCTACATAATGTTTCAAAGCATATCCTGTTTCTCCAAGAGAGCGCCGAAGCTACAATGCTCACTCTGAAAAGGTTATCCTGGCACCATCAACAAATGCTAGAAAACATCCCTGACTTGGACCGCCATGCCACTGAAATGGCACAGGGAATGCTGATGCACGTGGAGACTCAGTTCCAGTCCATTAGCCTGCGGTTGAAGGGTCTTGAAAAACGGATGAACAATATCATTGCATTGGTATGCTCTGTCCTCTTCCATAAATACCGGCAAGGCGCATGGATACACTAATACGTACTACGTACTTTAGTCCTTCCACCTCGTCACGCAAGACGGCAATCGAATTATGCAGGCAGATAGCAGTTCTATGGCCACCATTGCGTTCGTCACACTCGTATTTCTTCCAGTGTCGACAGTATCAGTGAGCTTTATGTATCCCATTTGTGGCTATGAAAACTTCTCGCTAACCCTCTAGACTATATTCGGAAATCAATTTTTCAATTTCGACCCTGTTACGATCCGTATGTCCCAaagcttctggatcttctggGTAGTGTCCGTTTCGCTGACCGTCCTGGTTTCTCTCGTATGGCGTGTTATCACTAAGGGCTTGCCGCCCGGATTGTACGATGCGTTTAATATGAGAAAGGGGAGGTGAAGTCTGTAATAGTCATATTGACCTGAAGGCTCTCTTAATCGAACTACCAATGTATAGAAACGCAGTAAACATCTAGATCACAACACCAAGTCCATGATAGTATTCTCTTTAATTACTGCAATGTTATAAATCCAACTCTCACATCTTCAGAATACTGCTACATGAAAGCCGTAAGGAAACAGACCAGATCGACTAGATAGCTTCTACCTAGAGCATTTCCTCGTTAGAGCCCGTAAGTATGTGCGCCCGCTCATCGTTCGCAGAAGATGGCCTGAATAAGCCATAGATGCCTAATTTATGCACCTGCATGCAACAATGGACAATGCCTATGGATTGCCCTGTTATGCAGATAAACGGCACTATTTCTTCATAATTCATGTTGTCCGTCATAGGTGTTCCCTGCCCCTTGCTATCACCAATGAGAAGAGATAGACTGTaggtgaaaaagaagaaccaCCCAACAGCTAGAGAGGAAGCTCCATTCTATTTGTCCGTCAGCACCTCAACTATGCAACTAGCAAGCCATGGGTAGCAGCGTACCATAGAAAAACGTCGGGCATTGTTTAGCTTTTGGATGATTGTGAATATCTTGAACGAAATATGTAGAGAAGCGATCATAACGATACCGTCGAACGCAAGTTGGAGCCCATAAGTCGAATGCTGATAGTCTGTGTCGTATCCAAGTTGTGACAATAACCAGGTAATGAAATGTGGGATGGATATAATAACGAGGCTCACCAAAGTACTGCCGTGCATTTGTGACCGAAGAATCGTCTTTGTAATATCGTTACAATTTTGCGCCTGGTAGGCATGTATAAGCCGGTATAATACATTCAGGATAAGTATACTCTGCAGATATTTGCAGATCTGAGGGATGATTTTCATGGCTTCAGCGGTTTCTGGTGGTGCGTCTCTCAGAATTCTGAATAGcgaataaatagtaaatgCTATATGTCTAAAATGGATTATCAGCCAAGGACATTCCTGACCCGTGTACGAAAGTCGCCACGTAGGTCGATACATTGTTTGACTtagaaggaggatgaagagagatTTAAACGGTATTGCTTTTGGATTATGCGTCGGCCGTCTTATTAGACATGAACCAAAGACAGACCCCAGAGAAACAATTCCAGCTATTATAGAAAAGACTAAAGAGACAATGATTGGCGTTTCATAGCTTCGCGCGACCATATTGTGTGGAATGCTGAGGTGACGATGAAGTGCACGTTGTTTTATGGAGCTTTATGGAGAAGCAAATCGTTTAAGGCTCTATTGAATTGGTTTAGAACGGGGAATTTGACTGGATTTATTCTATTGCCTTGTCTAGGGGAAGAAAGACGTAAGGCTAGCATTGCTGCATCATGAATGGCTGGCCCGGCGTTAGCGTGAGGCTGATCTGACCAAGGCTGCCACTTTCAACAAGGCAGCCTCCGTCCTCTGCCTCGTGATGCCTTAAGTTCTTGCCTCCCtgctccctttctttctctgcctGCTCTCAGTTAcgtcctcctccctcaattGTTGGATTCTTACCACCGATCCCCACAACAAGCCTTCGGATTAACTATAATGGCCCCACACCAGGTAAGCCCGTCTTCCGCCTAATTTCACACAATTCCTATCTAAAAGACTTCATGAAGGATGCTCAGCCTAAGCGACACGGAGGAGGATACGTCCCAGTGGGCGCCAAATATCAGCCTCGATATCAGTCCCGTACACATGAAAACACGGGAAATTCAAATGAATCGTCTCAGCATTCCACCGTTTCTGAGCGACCTAGGACCTTTCCCATCCAGCGGGGTAGTCATGGAGGGAGCTATATTCCTGGGAAGGGTAGAGAGACGCCGTGAACTA harbors:
- a CDS encoding uncharacterized protein (COG:S;~EggNog:ENOG410PPY1;~InterPro:IPR002523;~PFAM:PF01544;~TransMembrane:2 (o351-376i388-410o);~go_component: GO:0016020 - membrane [Evidence IEA];~go_function: GO:0046873 - metal ion transmembrane transporter activity [Evidence IEA];~go_process: GO:0030001 - metal ion transport [Evidence IEA];~go_process: GO:0055085 - transmembrane transport [Evidence IEA]), giving the protein MLSIFQDQSLLDPFKREAPGKPTPLIPHTFTVDVLDSVQAPDGRYQLIPRKVTMPELGKLPVPVLRIIFSPLDLPSSATAQGLLWLFDHYAAPSAFLAGRLRSVTHSFGALNSINGYNCSWFHYLCKNITVIHDAHGTARISDPRPGAPQMQHGDSTWIRSGYFLRWAVGPNCGPEVTLLCFEASKSLKERLKHISPSSIPTNVVRDPYSLFAIIFEELSLQMDNTVWDVMDVFRQIELNTLTAMKDRESFTGLHNVSKHILFLQESAEATMLTLKRLSWHHQQMLENIPDLDRHATEMAQGMLMHVETQFQSISLRLKGLEKRMNNIIALSFHLVTQDGNRIMQADSSSMATIAFVTLVFLPVSTVSTIFGNQFFNFDPVTIRMSQSFWIFWVVSVSLTVLVSLVWRVITKGLPPGLYDAFNMRKGR
- a CDS encoding uncharacterized protein (TransMembrane:7 (o12-34i46-71o91-108i129-147o159-182i194-217o237-257i)) — translated: MVARSYETPIIVSLVFSIIAGIVSLGSVFGSCLIRRPTHNPKAIPFKSLFILLLSQTIHIAFTIYSLFRILRDAPPETAEAMKIIPQICKYLQSILILNVLYRLIHAYQAQNCNDITKTILRSQMHGSTLVSLVIISIPHFITWLLSQLGYDTDYQHSTYGLQLAFDGIVMIASLHISFKIFTIIQKLNNARRFSMNGASSLAVGWFFFFTYSLSLLIGDSKGQGTPMTDNMNYEEIVPFICITGQSIGIVHCCMQVHKLGIYGLFRPSSANDERAHILTGSNEEML